The following coding sequences lie in one Myxococcus xanthus genomic window:
- a CDS encoding ELWxxDGT repeat protein yields MEAAVGREDTAHLGASSGWELCDTTARLVRDIVPGAGHSHPRDLTHGNEVLLFSATDGVWGREPWMSSGVASGTRPLMDVHSGGQGSDAGPFLQCGTTTYFAAKNSVHGRELWKTDGTTKGTELVHDISPGALGSDPDHLTFYDGVLYFTANDGVHGRELWRSDGTEEGTFLLRDFSTEGDLVSSHFELVAGTNALYVKVNIFSPTDRQSSRVQLYRTDGASFVRLVDGTEDNMLGDLTPVGDKLFFTWNFDAPETRLYVTNGTSSLVRYVYTFIGAPLGMVSYKNKLFLSAATGAEGVDFELWRSDGTTSGTTRVKDIHPGAVPSQPTNFTVVKDRLFFVADDGVHGRELWSSDGTSAGTQLHADIAVGALGSEPSELTAVEEYLFFSAYTEAGGREAWVSDTREQGAFEVQGIAPGNMHSLPTDFVRSGWDLYFVASDSTDYGRELRALRIRPAGMCDMSGNGGL; encoded by the coding sequence GTGGAAGCCGCCGTCGGCCGGGAAGACACCGCGCACCTGGGTGCGTCTTCCGGCTGGGAGCTGTGCGACACGACGGCCCGGCTCGTGCGAGACATCGTCCCGGGCGCGGGGCACTCCCATCCGCGGGACCTCACCCACGGCAACGAGGTCCTCCTCTTCTCCGCCACGGATGGCGTGTGGGGCCGCGAGCCCTGGATGAGCTCGGGCGTGGCGTCGGGGACGCGTCCGCTGATGGACGTGCACTCGGGGGGACAGGGCTCGGACGCGGGCCCCTTCCTCCAGTGCGGGACGACGACGTACTTCGCTGCGAAGAACAGCGTGCATGGCCGCGAGCTCTGGAAGACGGATGGCACCACCAAGGGCACGGAGCTGGTGCATGACATCTCGCCGGGGGCGCTGGGCTCCGACCCGGACCACCTGACCTTCTACGACGGCGTGCTGTACTTCACGGCGAACGATGGTGTGCATGGCCGCGAGCTGTGGCGCAGCGACGGCACGGAGGAGGGAACCTTCCTCTTGCGTGACTTCAGCACGGAGGGAGACCTGGTCTCCAGCCACTTCGAGTTGGTCGCGGGGACGAACGCCCTCTACGTCAAGGTGAACATCTTCTCACCGACCGACCGCCAGTCGAGCCGGGTGCAGCTGTACCGGACCGATGGCGCCAGCTTCGTGCGTCTGGTGGACGGGACGGAGGACAACATGCTGGGCGACCTGACGCCGGTGGGGGACAAGCTGTTCTTCACCTGGAACTTCGATGCGCCGGAGACGCGGCTCTACGTCACCAACGGCACGTCGAGCCTGGTGCGTTACGTGTACACGTTCATCGGCGCACCGCTGGGAATGGTCTCGTACAAGAACAAGCTCTTCCTGAGCGCGGCGACTGGAGCAGAGGGGGTGGACTTCGAGCTGTGGCGCAGCGACGGCACGACGTCCGGCACGACGCGGGTGAAGGACATCCACCCGGGCGCGGTGCCGTCGCAGCCGACGAACTTCACCGTGGTGAAGGACCGGCTCTTCTTCGTCGCGGATGACGGGGTGCACGGCCGCGAGCTGTGGAGCAGCGACGGGACGAGCGCGGGGACGCAGCTGCACGCCGACATCGCCGTGGGCGCGCTGGGCTCGGAGCCCTCGGAGCTGACGGCCGTGGAGGAGTACCTCTTCTTCAGCGCCTACACGGAGGCCGGGGGCCGGGAGGCGTGGGTGAGCGACACTCGGGAGCAGGGGGCGTTCGAGGTGCAGGGCATCGCGCCGGGGAACATGCACTCGCTCCCGACCGACTTCGTACGCTCGGGGTGGGACCTCTACTTCGTCGCCAGCGACAGCACCGACTACGGCCGCGAGCTGCGCGCGCTGCGCATCCGGCCGGCGGGCATGTGTGACATGAGCGGCAACGGCGGGCTCTGA
- a CDS encoding DUF885 domain-containing protein, whose protein sequence is MPTASVSAADADYVLLAREYLDWYAAANPTRATRLGYHMHDAHLPDVSSDALKRKAEALRGWLTRLEQAVARGGLSGDAAVDVRVLENAMRADLLELEEVRPWERNPGFYVGIISSGLDGLSSREFAPVAERMRAMRSRMARIPGVLDAAQFNLSGVPKLWAEYALRDARGTVAYLRTDLPRALAAQGYAQVPLSERAAFSAAREEAARQMEAFAVWLERELLPKADGDFRLGRERFEKKLALEEHVTLDADALRDINERAIRDYKAWVAREAARLDASKTPEQVMAELVKDHPKAEELVASARAQLVELQRFVRERNILTLPSDRLPVVRETPPYARLGFASMDTPGPFETKATEAFYNITNVEPGWTPEQKAQHLTYFNRAGLLGITVHEAMPGHFVQLLYGARIPTDVRKVFTPASLVEGWAHYSEQMMVDEGLGNGDPAVRLGQLRRALQRHARWYAALALHVYGEPVEAVAKRYAEIAYFEPFPALREVERGTLDPTYLYYAVGRMQIFKLRDDYRRHLESRGKTLVLKDFHDRLLQLGLPVSLAREVFLPGDTAPSLE, encoded by the coding sequence ATGCCCACCGCTTCAGTCTCCGCCGCGGATGCCGACTATGTCCTCCTCGCGCGCGAGTATCTGGATTGGTATGCGGCGGCGAATCCCACCCGGGCCACGCGGCTCGGCTATCACATGCATGACGCCCACCTGCCGGACGTCTCTTCGGACGCGCTGAAGCGCAAGGCGGAAGCGCTGCGCGGCTGGCTGACGCGCCTGGAGCAGGCGGTGGCGCGCGGTGGCCTGTCGGGAGATGCCGCCGTGGACGTGCGCGTGCTGGAGAACGCGATGCGTGCCGACCTGCTGGAGCTGGAGGAGGTGCGCCCCTGGGAGCGCAACCCGGGCTTCTACGTGGGCATCATCTCCAGCGGGCTGGACGGCCTGTCGTCACGCGAGTTCGCGCCCGTGGCCGAGCGCATGCGCGCCATGCGCTCCCGGATGGCGCGCATCCCTGGCGTGCTCGACGCGGCGCAGTTCAACCTGAGCGGCGTGCCGAAGCTGTGGGCGGAGTACGCGCTGCGCGACGCGCGCGGCACCGTGGCGTACCTGCGCACGGACCTGCCCCGGGCCCTGGCGGCGCAGGGGTATGCCCAGGTACCGCTGAGCGAGCGCGCCGCCTTCTCCGCCGCGCGCGAGGAGGCCGCGCGGCAGATGGAGGCCTTCGCGGTGTGGCTGGAGCGCGAGCTGCTGCCCAAGGCGGACGGCGACTTCCGCCTGGGCCGCGAGCGCTTCGAGAAGAAGCTGGCGCTGGAGGAGCACGTCACGCTGGACGCGGACGCGCTGCGCGACATCAACGAGCGCGCCATCCGCGACTACAAGGCCTGGGTGGCGCGCGAGGCCGCCCGGTTGGACGCCTCCAAGACGCCCGAGCAGGTGATGGCGGAGTTGGTGAAGGACCACCCGAAGGCGGAGGAACTGGTGGCATCGGCGCGGGCGCAGCTGGTGGAGCTGCAGCGCTTCGTTCGCGAGCGGAACATCCTCACGCTGCCGTCGGACCGGCTGCCCGTGGTGCGGGAGACGCCGCCCTACGCGCGGCTGGGCTTCGCGTCCATGGACACCCCCGGCCCCTTCGAGACAAAGGCCACCGAGGCCTTCTACAACATCACCAACGTAGAGCCCGGCTGGACGCCCGAGCAGAAGGCCCAGCACCTGACGTACTTCAACCGCGCGGGCCTGCTGGGCATCACCGTCCACGAGGCCATGCCTGGCCACTTCGTGCAGCTGCTCTACGGCGCGCGGATTCCCACGGACGTGCGCAAGGTCTTCACCCCCGCGTCACTGGTGGAGGGCTGGGCGCACTACTCCGAGCAGATGATGGTGGATGAAGGCCTGGGCAACGGCGACCCGGCCGTGCGGCTGGGGCAGCTCCGCCGCGCCCTCCAGCGGCACGCGCGCTGGTACGCGGCGCTGGCGCTGCACGTGTACGGAGAGCCCGTGGAGGCGGTGGCGAAGCGGTACGCGGAGATTGCGTACTTCGAGCCCTTCCCCGCGCTGCGCGAGGTGGAGCGCGGCACGCTCGACCCCACGTACCTGTATTACGCCGTGGGGCGCATGCAGATTTTCAAGCTGCGCGACGACTACCGCCGCCACCTGGAGTCGCGCGGGAAGACGCTGGTGCTGAAGGACTTCCACGACCGGCTCCTCCAGCTCGGGCTGCCGGTGTCGCTCGCGCGGGAGGTGTTCCTGCCGGGCGACACGGCGCCGTCGCTGGAGTGA
- a CDS encoding fibril protein encodes MSLLRATCAGMLFLAACASTNKSAVPEPRASASTAPRVEVVEYGFHPQDPVRVGWGDRGMMAFLELLRGPQGQRIAWRRVGPCCGAGAPTELEVFEVTYDGLAAPVSLYLDPNTAGAVHAPNGFSIQGLASRSQVEQEETPRVIEL; translated from the coding sequence ATGTCGCTGCTTCGAGCCACTTGTGCCGGGATGCTCTTCCTGGCGGCGTGTGCATCAACCAACAAGTCCGCGGTGCCTGAGCCCCGCGCCTCGGCGTCCACGGCGCCGCGAGTCGAGGTGGTGGAGTACGGCTTCCACCCCCAGGACCCGGTCCGCGTCGGCTGGGGTGACCGGGGGATGATGGCCTTCCTGGAGCTGCTGCGAGGCCCCCAGGGCCAGCGCATCGCCTGGCGCCGCGTGGGCCCCTGCTGCGGCGCCGGCGCGCCCACCGAGCTGGAGGTCTTCGAGGTGACGTACGACGGGCTCGCCGCGCCGGTGAGCCTCTACCTGGACCCGAACACCGCGGGCGCCGTGCACGCGCCCAACGGCTTCAGCATCCAGGGGCTCGCCTCCCGCTCGCAGGTGGAGCAGGAGGAGACGCCCCGGGTCATCGAGCTATAG
- a CDS encoding 4-hydroxy-3-methylbut-2-enyl diphosphate reductase has product MRLMSSRLSLVALLLMAASAVAASSTFEPRGTWSASSKSSAPSILNLQLHQSPHRNMGFTEPRASFQGLSTTGGATTFTLPREAGTFRFEGQFQDGQGAGHFRFDASSAFLKTMATLGYSDITPEAQFQMAATNVTTARIQALAALGYKQLGTEELIQVGIFDVTPEYVRGMSDAGFPGLSFKELVEGRIHGVTPQRVKELAGAGFTKLPWNQLMAMGIHGVTPDFVKQMRELGFQSTDSDDVIAFRIHGVTPEFVKQMRELGFKDLTQEQILAFRIHGVTPEFVKQMRDSGYPNVTPDELVALRIHGIDRVFIRDMSGTAPKKK; this is encoded by the coding sequence ATGCGTCTCATGTCGTCACGCCTGTCCCTCGTGGCCCTGTTGTTGATGGCCGCCTCCGCCGTCGCGGCCTCTTCCACCTTCGAGCCACGTGGCACCTGGTCGGCCTCGTCCAAGAGCAGCGCCCCCTCCATCCTGAACCTCCAGCTCCACCAGAGCCCGCACCGCAACATGGGCTTCACCGAACCTCGGGCGTCCTTCCAGGGGCTGTCCACCACGGGCGGCGCCACCACCTTCACCCTGCCGCGCGAGGCCGGCACCTTCCGCTTCGAGGGCCAGTTCCAGGACGGCCAGGGCGCGGGCCACTTCCGCTTCGATGCCAGCAGCGCCTTCCTCAAGACGATGGCCACGCTGGGCTACTCGGACATCACGCCCGAGGCGCAGTTCCAGATGGCGGCGACCAACGTCACGACCGCCCGCATCCAGGCCCTGGCCGCGCTGGGCTACAAGCAGCTCGGCACGGAGGAGCTCATCCAGGTGGGCATCTTCGACGTGACGCCCGAGTACGTGCGCGGCATGTCCGACGCAGGCTTCCCCGGGCTGTCGTTCAAGGAACTGGTCGAGGGCCGCATCCACGGCGTCACGCCCCAGCGCGTGAAGGAGCTCGCCGGCGCCGGCTTCACGAAGCTGCCCTGGAATCAGCTGATGGCCATGGGCATCCACGGCGTCACGCCCGACTTCGTGAAGCAGATGCGCGAACTGGGATTCCAGAGCACGGATTCGGATGACGTCATCGCCTTCCGCATCCACGGCGTCACGCCCGAGTTCGTGAAGCAGATGCGCGAGCTGGGCTTCAAGGACCTCACGCAGGAGCAGATCCTGGCCTTCCGCATCCACGGCGTCACGCCCGAGTTCGTGAAGCAGATGCGTGATTCGGGCTACCCCAACGTCACCCCGGACGAGTTGGTGGCCCTGCGCATCCACGGCATCGACCGCGTCTTCATCCGCGACATGTCGGGGACGGCGCCGAAGAAAAAGTGA
- a CDS encoding M56 family metallopeptidase yields MSRLLMESLGWALLHSLWQGTLVALMLAVALITVGRRAAHARYALACGALVLALALPVASGWKHFHGAPARVAMDLSVPRAQLRVDDANPPPVKDTAARPAWRLSPVAASPAWIDADMAEDGAASGFESTVLTGLGSFLVMAGLLLQRALSQVEAHLHWLVLAWVAGVGLCSGRMAAEWMKLRRLADRALPAPEAWQERLDALSRRMGLRRAVRLLQSSDVDVPAAVGWLSPVVLLPVSTLSGLPARQLEMVLAHELAHIRRHDFAVNLAQVLVETLLFFHPAVRWISHVIRVEREHCCDDVAVAASGNSVSYARALTALETLRVLPGTPSPAMSALGGSLPERVRRLITLPTSRCASRWAAGASVLTLVSSLAVAAPLTSLLLGQTDTAPRPGDEPVLVQAPPIPALSRTPPVPPAPLPVAPPAPPAPPAPPAGVAAVAARVAPASAPSPAPQARSLGSRAQRELDRQTRVGAGQQLSVAQLIALKNAGITPERVQQLTAMGYTPTVSNLVMMTHAGITPDYVQDMNTRFGRKLEVKELTHLRHLGVTPDYIQSLKSAGFNIDDPKALSHARAVGVDEDFVRGLKDAGYTGMSLEELAHLRAVGVSPEYIREMNKHGLSKLKARELMQLRAVGVDPGWLASMRKAGVQTTDAKTLQRLRATGVDANFLGELHDAGLKDLSVDELVRLRTGGVDAAFIRKMRGTDSK; encoded by the coding sequence ATGAGCCGGCTGCTGATGGAGTCCCTGGGGTGGGCGCTGCTGCACTCGCTCTGGCAGGGCACGCTGGTGGCGCTGATGCTGGCGGTGGCGCTCATCACGGTGGGGCGGCGCGCGGCGCATGCGCGTTACGCGCTGGCCTGTGGGGCGCTGGTGTTGGCGCTCGCGTTGCCGGTGGCCTCCGGGTGGAAGCACTTCCACGGCGCGCCCGCGCGAGTGGCGATGGACCTCTCCGTGCCGCGCGCGCAACTCCGGGTGGATGACGCGAATCCGCCCCCCGTGAAGGACACGGCGGCGCGTCCCGCATGGCGGTTGTCGCCCGTCGCGGCGTCGCCCGCGTGGATTGACGCGGACATGGCCGAGGACGGCGCCGCGAGTGGCTTCGAAAGCACGGTGCTGACCGGCTTGGGCTCGTTCCTGGTCATGGCCGGACTGCTGCTGCAACGCGCGCTGTCCCAGGTGGAAGCGCACCTGCACTGGCTGGTGTTGGCGTGGGTGGCGGGCGTGGGCCTGTGCTCGGGGCGGATGGCGGCGGAATGGATGAAGCTGCGCCGGCTGGCGGACCGCGCCCTGCCCGCGCCCGAGGCGTGGCAGGAGCGGCTTGACGCCCTGTCGCGACGCATGGGCCTGCGCCGCGCGGTGCGGCTGCTCCAGTCCTCCGACGTGGACGTTCCCGCCGCGGTGGGCTGGCTGTCGCCCGTGGTGCTCCTGCCCGTGTCCACCCTGTCGGGCCTGCCCGCTCGGCAGCTGGAGATGGTGCTGGCCCATGAACTGGCCCACATCCGCCGTCACGACTTCGCGGTGAACCTGGCGCAGGTGCTGGTGGAGACGCTGCTCTTCTTCCACCCCGCGGTCCGCTGGATTTCCCACGTCATCCGCGTCGAACGGGAGCACTGCTGCGACGACGTCGCGGTGGCCGCCAGCGGCAACTCCGTCTCCTACGCCCGGGCGCTGACGGCGCTTGAAACGCTCCGCGTGCTGCCGGGAACGCCGAGCCCCGCCATGTCCGCGCTGGGCGGCTCACTGCCGGAGCGCGTGCGGCGGCTCATCACCCTGCCCACGTCGCGCTGCGCTTCGCGCTGGGCGGCGGGCGCCTCCGTACTCACCCTGGTCAGCAGCCTCGCCGTGGCCGCGCCGCTGACGTCGCTCCTGCTGGGACAGACGGACACCGCGCCGCGGCCGGGCGACGAGCCCGTCCTCGTCCAGGCTCCGCCCATCCCGGCGCTCTCGCGCACCCCGCCGGTGCCTCCCGCGCCCTTGCCCGTGGCACCGCCCGCGCCCCCGGCGCCTCCCGCGCCTCCCGCCGGTGTCGCGGCCGTGGCGGCCCGCGTGGCACCGGCGTCCGCTCCGTCTCCTGCCCCTCAGGCGCGGAGCCTGGGTTCGCGCGCCCAGCGGGAGCTGGACCGGCAGACACGGGTCGGCGCGGGGCAGCAGCTCTCCGTCGCGCAGCTCATCGCGCTCAAGAACGCGGGCATCACCCCGGAGCGCGTGCAGCAGCTGACGGCCATGGGCTACACGCCGACCGTCTCCAACCTCGTGATGATGACCCACGCCGGCATCACCCCTGACTACGTCCAGGACATGAACACGCGCTTCGGCCGGAAGCTGGAAGTGAAGGAACTGACGCACCTGCGACACCTGGGCGTCACGCCCGACTACATCCAGTCCCTCAAGTCCGCGGGCTTCAACATCGATGACCCGAAGGCCCTGTCCCACGCGCGCGCCGTGGGCGTGGACGAAGACTTCGTCCGCGGCCTCAAGGACGCCGGCTACACCGGCATGTCCCTGGAGGAGCTCGCTCACCTCCGCGCCGTGGGCGTGAGCCCCGAGTACATCCGAGAGATGAACAAGCACGGCCTGTCGAAGCTGAAGGCCCGGGAGCTGATGCAGCTTCGCGCCGTGGGCGTGGACCCGGGCTGGCTCGCCAGCATGCGCAAGGCGGGCGTGCAGACGACGGATGCGAAAACGCTCCAGCGGCTGCGCGCCACGGGCGTGGACGCCAACTTCCTGGGCGAACTCCACGACGCGGGCCTGAAGGACCTCTCCGTCGACGAACTGGTGCGGCTGCGCACCGGCGGCGTGGACGCGGCCTTCATCCGGAAGATGCGCGGCACCGACTCGAAGTAA